A single Anopheles funestus chromosome 2RL, idAnoFuneDA-416_04, whole genome shotgun sequence DNA region contains:
- the LOC125760613 gene encoding peroxisomal biogenesis factor 19 — MAESKKPTEDNSRDKELDDLLDSALEDFNKQKDEPKKLATESASGEQSVQHEDPPTEQLWNEEFIDQQAKMFEQHMAALFGGGEKVDSEQIMLGFQRIAEAAGMAVRAEGTPEAEAAAPANTLDPSISQSISDALKAMSEGRDNLQTPFSPEDVANMFGNIDLNATGENNAFLPFMQNMMQSLLSADVLLPSMRDLVAKYPPWLAEHGATLPKEDKERYEKQLVLMKEVCEELEKEKADDSAEVKRDRFQIVLEKMQSMQDLGQPPTDLVGDLGTGNLNLPTLDPSSFNEQNPCPIS, encoded by the exons ATGGCTGAATCAAAGAAACCAACCGAAGATAACTCACGGGACAAGGAGTTGGACGATCTGCTCGACA GTGCTCTGGAAGATTTCAACAAACAGAAAGATGAGCCAAAAAAATTGGCGACTGAAAGCGCGTCGGGTGAACAGAGCGTACAGCACGAAGATCCGCCAACAGAGCAACTTTGGAACGAAGAATTCATCGA CCAGCAAGCGAAAATGTTCGAACAGCATATGGCCGCTCTGTTCGGTGGAGGAGAGAAGGTTGATAGCGAACAGATAATGCTAGGATTTCAACGAATCGCGGAAGCGGCCGGTATGGCGGTGCGTGCGGAAGGTACACCGGAAGCGGAAGCAGCAGCTCCAGCCAACACACTGGATCCATCAATTAGTCAAAGCATTAGCGATGCTTTGAAAGCGATGAGCGAGGGACGCGATAACTTGCAAACTCCATTTAGCCCCGAAGATGTTGCCAACATGTTTGGCAACATCGATCTAAATGCAACGGGTGAAAACAATGCTTTTCTGCCGTTCATGCAAAACATGATGCAGAGCTTGCTGTCGGCCGACGTGTTGCTGCCGAGCATGCGAGATCTGGTCGCTAAGTACCCGCCATGGTTAGCGGAGCATGGTGCGACCCTGCCCAAGGAGGATAAAGAGCGTTACGAGAAGCAACTAGTGCTGATGAAGGAAGTCTGCGAAGAGCTGGAGAAAGAAAAGGCTGACGACAGTGCCGAAGTGAAGCGGGACCGGTTTCAGATCGTGCTGGAAAAGATGCAGTCGATGCAAGACCTTGGCCAACCACCGACCGATTTGGTAGGCGATCTGGGTACGGGAAATCTCAACCTGCCCACTCTCGATCCTTCCTCGTTTAATGAGCAAAATCCCTGTCCAATCAGTTAA
- the LOC125760596 gene encoding protein transport protein Sec24C, which produces MNPQLAYGQYPPQSWPQQQVAPQAGGPPPAPMASMNGTQPNHQLPNQMQNMSLSGPPPPQQQQGPPKMAAPNMNGPAVAAQPPPSTFSNQQAPMVRPPSTGGQVPGGYGPASQQQSPQQGPPMMSNGPSGPPPAGGVRPPAPLAGGYGQTNGHQMAPPAQQFGGSVPPMAAPGGGPPRPGQPFPPQPAAFQQQAQPAGYPTAAGGGAPPQTQGGPYGAPPGGPPPAQPQQQFQGSGMPGQSMPPQQQQQQQPPQGYPVQPGQMPPMGGGQMPPRGYNQMPPGAGYNQMPPMAGQPHQQQQQQPQHQLHQHQQPSYHQGGPAGMMGGHYPAPPPVPQQKRLDPESMPNPIQVMAENQENCGGIFSTNQPGQLPPLVTTKFVTQDEGNASPRFVRSTMYNIPQTADMMKQSAVPFALIISPFARTVEGELPIPIVDFGEMGPIRCIRCKAYICSTMQFLDGGRRFQCQFCKATTEVPPGYFQHLDHTGQRMDKYERPELVLGTYEFVATKEYCRNSTPPKPPAMVFLIDVSYNNVKSGLVQLLCAQMKNIIRHLPVDQNQQRTAMKVGFITYNSSVHFYNLKSSLAQPQMMVVGDLQEMFMPLLDGFLVDPEESATVIDALMEQIPKMFGDTRETETILLPALQAGLEALKASECVGKLYAFHSSLPNAEAPGKLKIRDDRKLLGTDKEKTVLTPQSTVYNMLAQECVLAGVSVDLFAFNNAYIDLATIGQVARLTGGEVYKYTYFQADIDGARLVNDLLKNISRPIAFDAVMRVRTSTGVRATDFYGHMFMSNTKDMEIASIDCDKSVSVEIKHDDKLTDELVLIQVALLYTSCSGVRRLRVHNLNLKMCTSLLDLFRCCDLDTTLLYFAKQGLTKLMDNNPKAVKDAIVHRAVQLLACYRKHCASPTSSGQLILPEGMKLLPLYVNCLLKNDAFSGGSDISIDDRSYVIYYVMSMDLPTSVHYFYPRLIPLHDVQVEGESVPATIRCTDDKMLEDGAYILENGVHMFLWLGLSLSSEFTQSVFGAQCTQQIDTDRTGLPVFDNPLSKRIRGIVDKIQEQKRRCMRLTLVKQRDKLESVLRHFLVEDRGTTDGSVSYVDFLCHVHKEIRQMLS; this is translated from the exons ATGAATCCGCAACTGGCGTATGGGCAATATCCGCCGCAAAGCTGGCCACAACAGCAAGTCGCTCCACAGGCGGGAGGGCCCCCACCAGCGCCGATGGCAAGCATGAATGGAACACAACCCAAT CATCAATTGCCTAATCAGATGCAAAATATGTCTTTATCGGGTCCTCCACCAccccaacagcagcagggtCCACCAAAAATGGCTGCACCGAATATGAATGGTCCCGCCGTGGCAGCACAGCCACCACCGTCCACTTTTTCGAATCAACAGGCTCCTATGGTACGTCCACCGTCAACCGGTGGTCAAGTACCGGGTGGATATGGTCCAGCATCTCAGCAACAGTCACCACAACAAGGACCACCCATGATGAGTAATGGACCGTCTGGGCCACCGCCTGCCGGTGGTGTTAGACCTCCGGCACCATTGGCCGGTGGATACGGTCAAACCAATGGCCATCAAATGGCTCCTCCAGCACAACAATTTGGAGGTTCCGTGCCACCGATGGCTGCTCCAGGTGGAGGACCTCCACGCCCTGGCCAACCGTTTCCACCTCAGCCAGCCGCTTTTCAACAACAGGCGCAACCCGCCGGCTATCCAAcggctgctggtggtggtgcacCACCACAAACACAGGGCGGTCCTTATGGAGCGCCCCCGGGTGGACCGCCGCCTGCACAGCCACAGCAACAGTTTCAAGGATCGGGAATGCCGGGACAATCGATGCctccgcagcagcaacagcaacagcagccaccCCAAGGTTATCCGGTCCAGCCGGGTCAGATGCCACCGATGGGTGGTGGTCAAATGCCTCCAAGGGGATATAAT CAAATGCCGCCCGGTGCAGGATATAATCAAATGCCTCCAATGGCTGGCCAGcctcaccagcagcagcagcagcaaccacagCATCAGCTTCATCAACACCAGCAACCGTCGTACCATCAAGGTGGACCGGCAGGTATGATGGGTGGTCACTATccagcaccaccaccggtACCACAGCAGAAGCGCCTCGATCCGGAATCGATGCCCAATCCCATCCAGGTGATGGCGGAAAATCAGGAAAACTGTGGTGGCATCTTTTCCACCAATCAGCCCGGCCAGTTGCCACCGCTCGTGACGACCAAGTTCGTCACGCAGGACGAGGGCAACGCAAGCCCCCGTTTTGTTCGTTCGACGATGTACAACATTCCGCAGACGGCTGACATGATGAAGCAAAGTGCTGTCCCGTTTGCGCTTATTATTTCCCCCTTCGCTCGCACGGTCGAAGGTGAGTTGCCGATCCCGATCGTGGACTTTGGCGAGATGGGTCCGATACGGTGCATACGCTGCAAAGCATACATCTGCTCCACGATGCAGTTCCTGGACGGCGGACGTCGCTTCCAGTGTCAATTTTGCAAGGCAACGACCGAGGTGCCGCCCGGATACTTTCAGCATCTCGACCACACGGGCCAGCGGATGGATAAGTACGAACGGCCGGAGTTAGTGCTCGGTACGTACGAGTTTGTCGCAACGAAGGAATACTGTCGCAACAGTACGCCACCGAAACCGCCGGCAATGGTGTTTCTGATCGACGTGTCGTACAACAATGTAAAGTCCGGACTGGTACAGCTGCTGTGCGCGCAGATGAAAAACATAATACGCCACCTGCCGGTGGATCAGAACCAACAGCGCACGGCGATGAAGGTCGGCTTCATCACGTACAACAGTTCGGTGCATTTTTACAATCTGAAAAGTTCGCTCGCCCAGCCACAGATGATGGTGGTTGGTGATTTGCAGGAGATGTTTATGCCACTGCTCGATGGGTTCCTGGTAGATCCGGAGGAATCGGCCACCGTGATCGATGCGCTGATGGAGCAAATCCCGAAGATGTTCGGTGATACGCGCGAAACGGAAACGATTCTCCTGCCGGCACTGCAAGCCGGACTGGAAGCGTTGAAAGCATCCGAATGCGTTGGCAAACTGTACGCGTTCCATTCTTCGCTACCGAATGCGGAAGCGCCGGGCAAGTTGAAAATACGCGACGATCGAAAGTTGCTCGGTACGGATAAGGAAAAGACGGTGCTGACACCGCAATCGACCGTGTACAACATGCTCGCACAGGAATGTGTTTTGGCCGGTGTGTCGGTGGATCTGTTTGCATTCAATAATGCGTACATCGATTTGGCTACGATCGGACAGGTGGCCCGATTGACCGGTGGTGAAGTTTACAAGTACACTTACTTCCAG gcGGACATTGACGGTGCACGGTTGGTGAACGATTTGCTGAAAAACATTTCGCGCCCAATCGCATTCGATGCGGTGATGCGCGTACGTACATCAACCGGTGTGCGTGCAACCGATTTTTACGGTCACATGTTTATGTCGAACACGAAGGATATGGAAATTGCCAGCATCG ACTGTGACAAGTCCGTATCGGTGGAAATTAAGCACGACGATAAGCTGACGGATGAGCTGGTGTTGATACAGGTAGCGTTGCTGTACACCTCGTGTTCCGGTGTCCGACGGCTGCGCGTTCACAACCTGAACCTGAAGATGTGCACATCGCTGCTGGATTTGTTCCGCTGTTGCGATCTCGACACCACTCTGCTGTACTTTGCCAAGCAGGGCCTCACGAAGCTGATGGACAACAATCCGAAAGCGGTGAAGGATGCAATCGTGCACCGGGCAGTGCAGCTGCTCGCCTGCTATCGCAAGCATTGCGCTTCACCGACCTCTTCCGGACAGTTAATTCTTCCGGAGGGTATGAAGTTGCTGCCACTGTACGTGAACTGTTTGCTGAAGAATGATGCATTTTCCGGCGGTTCGGACATTTCTATCGATGATCGGTCGTACGTGATCTACTACGTGATGAGTATGGATCTGCCCACCTCGGTGCATTATTTCTATCCGCGCTTGATTCCGCTGCATGATGTGCAAGTCGAGGGTGAATCTGTCCCGGCGACTATTCGTTGTACGGACGATAAAATGCTGGAGGACGGTGCATATATTTTGG aaaacgGTGTTCATATGTTCTTGTGGTTAGGACTGTCGCTGTCATCCGAGTTTACCCAATCGGTATTTGGTGCACAGTGCACACAGCAGATTGACACTGATCGTACGGGTTTGCCAGTATTTGATAATCCTCTTTCGAAGCGTATACGAGGTATCGTGGACAAGATCCAGGAACAAAAGCGTCGTTGCATGCGG CTAACGCTTGTTAAACAGCGTGACAAACTCGAAAGCGTACTGCGCCACTTCTTAGTAGAGGATCGTGGCACTACTGATGGTTCCGTGAGTTACGTAGACTTCCTCTGTCACGTGCACAAAGAGATTCGGCAAATGCTGAGCTAG
- the LOC125760604 gene encoding phosphoglycerate kinase yields the protein MALNKLSIENVDLKGKRVFMRVDFNVPIKEGKITSNQRIVAAIDSIKFALEKGAKSVVLASHLGRPDGNKNTKYTLAPVADELKKLLGRDVTFLNDCVGAEVEAACKDPAVGSVILLENVRFYVEEEGKGVDASGNKVKADKDKVKTFRESLAKLGDVYVNDAFGTAHRAHSSMMGEGYSQRAAGLLLNKELRYFSQALDNPPRPFLAILGGAKVADKIQLIENLLDKVNEMIIGGGMAFTFLKVLNNMEIGGSLFDAEGAKIVQNLVDKAKKNNVQLHLPVDFVTGDKFAEDAATGTATVEGGIPAGHLGLDIGPKSREAFAAPIARSKIIVWNGPPGVFEFPNFANGTKALMDGVVAATKAGTVSIIGGGDTASCCAKWGTESQVSHVSTGGGASLELLEGKVLPGVDALSSA from the exons ATGGCCCTCAACAAGCTAAGCATTGAAAATGTCGATCTGAAGGGCAAACGGGTGTTTATGCG TGTCGATTTTAACGTCCCAATCAAGGAAGGCAAAATTACCAGCAATCAGCGTATTGTGGCCGCAATCGATAGCATTAAGTTTGCGCTCGAAAAGGGTGCAAAATCCGTTGTGCTTGCGTCCCATCTCGGTCGTCCGGATGGTAACAAAAACACCAAGTACACGCTGGCTCCGGTTGCGGACGAGTTGAAAAAGCTGCTCGGGCGTGATGTAACGTTTCTGAACGATTGCGTCGGTGCCGAGGTGGAAGCGGCCTGCAAGGATCCAGCGGTCGGTTCGGTTATTCTGCTGGAAAATGTCCGCTTCTACGTGGAGGAGGAAGGCAAGGGTGTCGACGCTAGTGGCAATAAG GTCAAAGCAGACAAAGATAAGGTGAAAACATTCCGCGAAAGTTTGGCCAAGCTGGGCGATGTGTACGTGAATGACGCGTTCGGAACGGCCCACCGTGCCCACAGCTCGATGATGGGCGAGGGTTACAGCCAGCGGGCGGCCGGTTTGCTGCTGAACAAGGAGCTTCGCTACTTCTCGCAAGCCCTTGACAACCCACCGAGACCGTTCCTGGCCATACTGGGCGGCGCGAAGGTGGCGGACAAGATTCAACTGATCGAGAATCTGCTGGACAAGGTGAACGAGATGATCATTGGCGGTGGCATGGCATTCACCTTCCTGAAGGTGCTGAACAACATGGAGATCGGTGGTTCGCTGTTCGATGCCGAGGGTGCTAAGATCGTACAAAACCTCGTCGACAAGGCAAAGAAGAACAATGTGCAGCTTCATCTGCCGGTCGACTTCGTGACGGGTGACAAGTTTGCGGAGGATGCCGCCACCGGTACGGCCACGGTCGAAGGTGGCATTCCGGCCGGTCATCTCGGGCTGGACATTGGTCCGAAGTCGCGCGAAGCATTCGCGGCACCGATCGCACGTTCGAAGATTATCGTTTGGAACGGTCCGCCCGGTGTGTTCGAGTTTCCGAACTTTGCCAACGGTACGAAGGCGCTGATGGATGGCGTTGTGGCCGCTACGAAGGCGGGCACAGTGTCGATTATTGGCGGTGGTGATACGGCTTCGTGCTGTGCCAAGTGGGGCACCGAATCGCAGGTTTCACACGTATCAACCGGTGGCGGTGCATCGCTGGAACTGCTCGAGGGCAAAGTACTGCCGGGTGTTGACGCACTGAGCAGTGCGTAA